In the Pan paniscus chromosome 8, NHGRI_mPanPan1-v2.0_pri, whole genome shotgun sequence genome, one interval contains:
- the LOC100993532 gene encoding cytochrome c oxidase assembly protein COX15 homolog isoform X3: protein MQRLLFPPLRALKGRQYLPLLAPRAAPRAQCDCIRRPLRPGQYSTISEVALQSGRGTVSLPSKAAERVVGRWLLVCSGTVAGAVILGGVTRLTESGLSMVDWHLIKEMKPPTSQEEWEAEFQRYQQFPEFKILNHDMTLTEFKFIWYMEYSHRMWGRLVGLVYILPAAYFWRKGWLSRGMKGRVLALCGLVCFQGLLGWYMVKSGLEEKSDSHDIPRVSQYRLAAHLGSALVLYCASLWTSLSLLLPPHKLPETHQLLQLRRFAHGTAGLVFLTALSGAFVAGLDAGLVYNSFPKMGESWIPEDLFTFSPILRNVFENPTMVQFDHRILGITSVTAITVLYFLSRRIPLPRRTKMAAVTLLALAYTQGPVLFNFTFKISDLDEGIRNI, encoded by the exons ATGCAGCGATTGCTCTTTCCGCCGTTGAGGGCCTTGAAGGGGAGGCAGTATCTGCCGCTTCTGGCTCCTAGGGCAGCGCCTAGAGCACAG TGTGATTGCATCAGGCGCCCTTTGAGGCCAGGGCAATACAGCACCATCTCTGAAGTAGCTTTGCAATCTGGAAGGGGTACAGTGTCCCTTCCCTCAAAGGCTGCTGAGCGGGTGGTGGGCCGATGGCTCCTGGTCTGCAGTGGAACAGTGGCTGGAGCAGTTATTCTTGGTGGAGTAACTAG GTTGACAGAGTCTGGCCTCTCGATGGTAGATTGGCATTTAATAAAGGAGATGAAGCCACCTACAAGCCAAGAGGAATGGGAAGCAGAATTCCAAAGATACCAGCAATTTCcagaatttaaaat CTTGAATCATGATATGACACTGACAGAATTCAAGTTCATCTGGTACATGGAGTACTCACACCGAATGTGGGGTCGCCTTGTAGGCCTTGTGTACATCCTGCCTGCTGCCTACTTTTGGAGAAAGGGCTGGCTCAGCCGTGGCATGAAAGGACGTGTTCTTGCCCTCTGTGGCCTCGTCTGCTTCCAG GGTCTGTTGGGATGGTATATGGTGAAAAGTGGACTAGAAGAAAAATCAGACTCCCATGACATCCCTCGGGTCAGTCAGTACCGCCTTGCTGCCCACCTGGGATCAGCCCTGGTTCTTTATTGTGCCAGCTTGTGGACCTCACTCTCACTGCTACTCCCTCCGCACAAG ttgCCTGAAACCCACCAACTCCTACAGTTGAGACGATTTGCTCATGGAACAGCAGGTCTGGTGTTCCTTACGGCCCTCTCAG GGGCTTTTGTGGCAGGGCTAGATGCTGGGCTTGTTTATAACTCCTTTCCCAAAATGGGAGAATCCTGGATCCCGGAGGACCTCTTTACCTTCTCCCCCATCCTGAGGAATGTTTTTGAGAATCCCACCATGGTGCAGTTTGATCACAGGATTCTG GGAATCACTTCAGTCACTGCCATTACAGTGCTCTACTTCCTCTCTCGGAGAATTCCCCTTCCTAGAAGGACCAAGATGGCAGCAGTGACTCTGCTGGCTTTGGCGTATACACAG
- the LOC100993532 gene encoding cytochrome c oxidase assembly protein COX15 homolog isoform X2 yields MQRLLFPPLRALKGRQYLPLLAPRAAPRAQCDCIRRPLRPGQYSTISEVALQSGRGTVSLPSKAAERVVGRWLLVCSGTVAGAVILGGVTRLTESGLSMVDWHLIKEMKPPTSQEEWEAEFQRYQQFPEFKILNHDMTLTEFKFIWYMEYSHRMWGRLVGLVYILPAAYFWRKGWLSRGMKGRVLALCGLVCFQGLLGWYMVKSGLEEKSDSHDIPRVSQYRLAAHLGSALVLYCASLWTSLSLLLPPHKLPETHQLLQLRRFAHGTAGLVFLTALSGNHFSHCHYSALLPLSENSPS; encoded by the exons ATGCAGCGATTGCTCTTTCCGCCGTTGAGGGCCTTGAAGGGGAGGCAGTATCTGCCGCTTCTGGCTCCTAGGGCAGCGCCTAGAGCACAG TGTGATTGCATCAGGCGCCCTTTGAGGCCAGGGCAATACAGCACCATCTCTGAAGTAGCTTTGCAATCTGGAAGGGGTACAGTGTCCCTTCCCTCAAAGGCTGCTGAGCGGGTGGTGGGCCGATGGCTCCTGGTCTGCAGTGGAACAGTGGCTGGAGCAGTTATTCTTGGTGGAGTAACTAG GTTGACAGAGTCTGGCCTCTCGATGGTAGATTGGCATTTAATAAAGGAGATGAAGCCACCTACAAGCCAAGAGGAATGGGAAGCAGAATTCCAAAGATACCAGCAATTTCcagaatttaaaat CTTGAATCATGATATGACACTGACAGAATTCAAGTTCATCTGGTACATGGAGTACTCACACCGAATGTGGGGTCGCCTTGTAGGCCTTGTGTACATCCTGCCTGCTGCCTACTTTTGGAGAAAGGGCTGGCTCAGCCGTGGCATGAAAGGACGTGTTCTTGCCCTCTGTGGCCTCGTCTGCTTCCAG GGTCTGTTGGGATGGTATATGGTGAAAAGTGGACTAGAAGAAAAATCAGACTCCCATGACATCCCTCGGGTCAGTCAGTACCGCCTTGCTGCCCACCTGGGATCAGCCCTGGTTCTTTATTGTGCCAGCTTGTGGACCTCACTCTCACTGCTACTCCCTCCGCACAAG ttgCCTGAAACCCACCAACTCCTACAGTTGAGACGATTTGCTCATGGAACAGCAGGTCTGGTGTTCCTTACGGCCCTCTCAG GGAATCACTTCAGTCACTGCCATTACAGTGCTCTACTTCCTCTCTCGGAGAATTCCCCTTCCTAG